In Sandaracinaceae bacterium, one DNA window encodes the following:
- a CDS encoding sulfotransferase — protein sequence MSLRVIGAGWGRTGTTSLRKALELLGLGPCYHWSSVREKDVALWRQVTLEESFPWEQIFDGFSSAVDWPASHYWRELATRYPEAKVILTHRDPHDWFKSANSTIYAMVSHDLETFDGSGLGWAPETAKDMVRVTRNIAIERALGAPFEERPHENEALVVERFQQHLETVRASLPSERLLDFQVSEGWGPLCEFLEVDVPDEPFPHVNARARFRDRNKL from the coding sequence ATGAGCTTGCGTGTGATCGGTGCGGGGTGGGGACGGACGGGAACGACCTCGCTGCGCAAGGCGCTGGAGCTCCTGGGCCTGGGCCCCTGCTATCACTGGAGCTCGGTCCGCGAGAAGGACGTCGCGCTCTGGCGGCAGGTCACGCTCGAGGAGAGTTTCCCCTGGGAACAGATCTTCGATGGCTTCTCGTCTGCCGTCGACTGGCCGGCGTCGCACTACTGGCGAGAGCTCGCGACCAGATACCCCGAGGCCAAGGTGATTCTGACTCATCGGGATCCTCACGACTGGTTCAAGAGCGCGAACAGCACGATCTACGCCATGGTCAGCCACGACCTCGAGACGTTCGACGGGAGCGGCCTCGGGTGGGCGCCGGAGACGGCGAAAGACATGGTGCGGGTCACCCGCAACATCGCCATCGAGCGCGCGCTGGGGGCGCCGTTCGAGGAGCGGCCCCACGAGAACGAGGCGCTGGTGGTGGAGCGTTTCCAGCAGCACCTGGAGACCGTGCGAGCGAGCCTGCCCAGCGAGCGCCTTCTGGACTTCCAGGTATCGGAGGGCTGGGGCCCGCTCTGCGAGTTCCTCGAGGTCGACGTTCCCGATGAGCCTTTCCCGCACGTGAACGCGCGCGCTCGCTTCCGTGACCGAAACAAGCTCTGA